The genomic region AGAAAGGATTTGATATCGGGCCTAAGATCCATTTCACGAACCGCCGCAGGAGAAAAATAACCGAAACCGGTAATCGCCTTTTCTTTCAAGTTGAGTTCGGGAACTTCCTTTTTGACGTTCACCGCAAAGACGAGTTGAATGAGATGTCTTTTTCCGCCGGGTTCAATGGACTCATTTAAGAGTAAAAAAGAAGCCGATTTCATTTCAAGAGAAAGTTCTTCTTTAAGTTCTCTTTTCAGAGCGTCTTCCGCGCTTTCACCGAATTCGATTCCGCCGCCCGGCAAAAGCCAATAGTAAGAATCCTTTTTCTTTTGCTGAATGAGAAGAATTTCGTTTTGAGAATTTTCGATCAAGGCCGCAACCCTGACCCTCATTCCTTTTTTTTTAAAGAAAAAATCCATCTACTTAGATTGTCGTCCTTTGATCCGAGGAATCTTGATTTGGAAAGGAATGTTTTCTAAGTTCCTCTCTGAATTCGATTGTAAAGTTCTTTAGCCGCGTTTTGTTCCGCCGCCTTTTTGCTGACGCCCGAACCGCTCGCTTCCCATTTATCTCGGATTCGAACGCTGACCTGAAAGACCTTCGCGTGGTCCGGGCCCGATTCTCCCTTCATACGGTAGACCGGAAGAACCTTAAAATGTTTCTGAGAATATTCCTGAAGTTGCGTTTTGTAGTCCCGGACAGATTCTTCCTTTTCCGGATTTTCCGCAAATTCTAATAGATGTTGAACGATGAATTTTTCCGCGATCTCAAAACCCAAATCCAAATAGATCGCGCCCACAAGAGATTCGAAAAGATTCGCGGAAAGTTTACGACGTCCTTTTCCTTGAGAATTTTTTTCACCCTTCCCTAAAAGAAGATATTCTCCGAGTTCGAGTTTCTCCGCGATCGAGTTTAAGATCGGCGTGGAAACGATCCTGGATTTGATCCTGGACAATTCTCCCTCGTTTGCCTGGGGATATCTTTGAAACAACGCGCGTGCGGCCACAAGACCCAACACGGAGTCGCCTAAGAATTCGAGACGTTCGTTGTCTTCGACGATCTCCGGATTCTCGTTTTTATAAGAGCTATGGATAAATGCGGTATTATAATATTCTAGTTTAGAAAACTTGATTCCGATTTTTTTGGAAAGCTTTTGAAGACTTTGGACCCGGTCCGGGTTTTTCAGAGAGAAGGAAGGTTGTGTTTTTTTAAAGATCAAAGGAGGGAAAAAAGAATTCCGAGTTCCGCGAAGAACCCGGAAAGTCTCAAACGATTAGGACTTGAGGTTGTCGATGAACTTAGTTACGTCCCCGACAGTTTGAATTTTCTCAGCGTCTTCGTCAGAGATTTCGATTCCGAATTCTTCTTCGAGAGCCATTACTAGTTCAACCGTGTCCAGAGAATCTGCACCGAGGTCGTCTATGAAGTGAGCCTCAGGTGTAACTTCAGATTCATCCACTCCAAGTTGTTCTACGATGATAGATTTAACTTTTTCAAAGTCTGCCATTGTTTCCTCCGTACCACATTTAGGTGGTATGATGATTTTTTGTTAGATTTAGCCAGGCGGATATAAAATCCACCGAATTTTATAGATTTAATTCCGAAAATATTTGGCAAGCCAATATACTTTTTTTCAGAAAAAAACTCCTTTAAATCGTGATTCGTTTTTATTTTTCAAATCGGTTTTTTAACGATCGAAAATGATTTGATGCAATGCAGGAAAATTTCGTAAGAGTTTGTCTCATTAGAATCGTTTCGAATTCTTTGATTCGATTTCATTCTATTCCAAAAATAAAAAAGTGAAACGGAAAAAGATTCTTTTCTTCTGCGAACAAAAAAAAGAACGAATGGGAATTTGTTTTTTTCGAACGAATATGAGGAAATACGGAGAAATCGATTCTTTCACTCGAGAAAAGAGTGAAAGAATCTTTTGAAATTCTAAATTCTTACCCTTGAGCGCCCGGGAGAAATCCTCCGCCGTTCACTTCGATTACCTGACCGGTAATAAAGGAAGAAATATCGGAAGCTAAGAACGCGATCGTGTTCGCGATATCTTCCGGTTGTCCCGCTCTTTTCAGAGGGATGGCCGCAACCATGGCAGTTCTGATTTTTTCCGGAATCGCTTCTGTCATTTCAGTGGCGATAAAACCCGGTGCAATCGCGTTACAACGAACCTTACGAGAAGCCATTTCCAATGCGACCGCTTTCGTAAAACCGATCACTCCCGCTTTGGATGCGGAATAGTTGGTTTGTCCGATGTTTCCGTTTACTCCCGCGATGGAAGAAAGATTGATGATCGATCCTCCGTTCGGATTTTTCATCATGAACTTGATTGCCGCTTGAGTGCAGTTGAAAGTTCCGGTAAGGTTTACCGCGATCACCGCGTCCCACTGTTCTTTTTTCATTCTCATAAGAAGAGTGTCTTTCGTAATACCGGCGTTATTTACGAGAACGTCCACGCTTCCGAATTCATCTACACAAGCTTGGATCGCTTTTGCGGAAGATTCAGCGTCCGCTACGTTCGTTCCGATTCCGATAGCCTTCACTCCGGTTTGTTTTGCGATTTCTTCCGCAGTCGCCTTGCTCGCTTCTTCGTTCAAATCCGCGATTACGATGTTTGCTCCCGCTTTTGCAAGAGTCAGAGCCGTTGATTTTCCGATTCCTCTTGCGGATCCGGTGATTACGGCGTTTTTACCTTTTAAATCGATCATAATTCTTTCCTATTCGGGTGCTCTGCGGCTAAAGTATTTCCTTCGAATAGCGGGTCAAGGGAGTTTTCCGCGTTTTAAGCCCGGGGAACAGAACGAACGTTCTGCCCCGATGATTCGAAAAAGTCGGTTATAATTGAATTCTTTTCGGAAATTTTCTACCCTCTTTCGAAAAAGACTTTTCGAATCGACGACCGGACGTTTTAACCTATCGATTCAACGGAAAAAAGCGATCCAAGAATATGAGCAAAAAGAACGGCGTTTCCCAAAAATTATCCACGGAACAAATCGAAGAATTTTTCAAAACGTTAAAGACCCGTTTTGAAAAAAATAAAAAACGTCATCAGAATTTAGAATGGGAGAAGGTTCGAACAAGACTCGAATCCAAGCCCGAAAAACTCCATTCTTTGTACGAAATGGAAAGAACCGGCGGCGAACCGGACGTAGTCGATTTCGATTCGAAAACCGGGGCGTTCGTTTTTTACGATTGTTCCGCCGAAACTCCGAAAGGTCGCAGAAGCGTTTGTTACGATCGGGAAGCTCTGGATTCCAGAAAAGAACACAAACCATCTGACAACGCGATCGACATGGCCCGCGCGATTGGAATCGAACTTTTAAACGAAGAACAATACCGCGCGTTGCAAGAGCTCGGAGAATTCGATACGAAAACTTCGAGTTGGATCGTTACTCCGCCTTCCATTCGAAAATTGGGAGGGGCTCTTTTTGCGGATCGTCGTTACGACGCGGTCTTTGTATATCACAACGGCGCTTCTTCGTATTACGCGGTCCGAGGGTTTCGAGGTTTGCTTCGCGTTTGAATTGTAGAATTTGTTCGGCTTCGACGCGAAGACGTTAAGTTCTTTTCGGTAAAACATACACGGGAGAAAATCCTCCGCCCGGAGTTCTAAAATTCGTGGTTTGACCTCGGTATAAACGGGAAGCCAAAAGTAGAATTTCTTCCCGATAAACATAAGCTCTTAAATCCGTCTTATAAGTTTCCTTCTCGCCTTCGTTCAAAAGAATTCTTTCGGACGGATTTACGATTTCTTGATATATGTAATCGGCATCGATAATTTCCTGAAAGACTCCCTTTGTCAGTTTATCTCCTCGATATACGGCTTTACTTCCGTAACCGCAAGTCGGTTTAAAAAAGAATTTTTTTCTTTCGGACCATAACGTTTGGGGTTCCACGTTTTTCACAAATCCTGTGAATGGAATCGCTTTGGAAAGAACTTCCCGATCTTTGGAATCGATTCCAGAATTTTTTAAAAACTCCGGATCGTTCCATAAAATGAAATTTGTTTTTTTCGCATAGAGCGCGTAGTCCAAAGAGTTCGGAGTTAAGACGATCGTTTCTTCCTTCCATGCGTTTTTAAGAAATCGATTTTCAGGTTTGTCCAAATAAAAATCCGTAAGACGATTGTAGATTAAATCGACTTTGATTCCGGAATAAAAAAGGGAACCGTTCTCGTCGGCTTGCAAAGATTCCGGGGAAACGATCTCGGATAAAATTCCGTGTTTTAAAAACAGATCCCGAAACAAAATAAATTCTGGATAAAGAAATTGTTCCGTCGGGTTCTCGTCTACGATCGCAATAAACTTCGGATTTCCCTCTCTGCCGGAGGATTTCCATTCGCGGAAGAACGTGTTCAAGAAATTATCTTCGATTGCTCGAATCTCATCCGCTCGGGGAAGCATTTCGGAAACCTCGGGACAACATTCTTTTTGTGCCTCCATGAGCTTCGTTTCCAAAAACGCGCCTCCCGCGTTCGTATTGATTTCTATCAACTTAGGACCTTCGTTCGTTAGATGAAAATCGAAACTCAAAAAAACGCCGCCTTCCGAAAAACGTTTTCTTAAATTTTGCGGAAACTCCTTGAGAATTTCGTTTCGAACGATTTCGTTTTTCAAAACGTTTTGAATCGATTTGACCACCCGTTTCATAAAATCGAAATCGATTGAATCCAAAAAGGTCGCGCTGGGAGAAAAGAATCGTTCCGATAAAATTTTCGAACTCGTTTCGTCTCGATCCTTAAAATTAGAAATCTTATCCAAAAAACTTTTTTCTAATTTTTCCTCCGCAAGGGTAATACATTGACATTCTCGGTTGAGCACTTGGGAAAGATTTGTCATAGTTTTTTTCTTTTAACGTTTTATAATTCCTTCATCGGCAATTTCAAATCTTTCGATTCAAATCACTTAAGAAATCCTGAATATAATCTCTTATCATACTCCGAACCTTCCTGAATTCCTCTTCGATCTCCATTTCGGTTCCGCTCGCTTTTGCCGGATCGGGAAAATTATGATGAAGCCTTTGAGCATTCGAAGGGAAATACGGACAATTCTCACGAGCGTGATCGCAGACGGTGATGATATAGTCGAAGTCGATCTTTTTATATTCTTCGATTCGGTTCGATGTTTGTTTCGAAATATCGATTCCAACTTCCCCCATCGTCCGAATCGCCCGAGGATTGACTCCGTGCGCTTCGATCCCCGCACTGAATATTTCCATACGATCCCCTGCAAAATGTTTGAGCCAACCTTCGGCGATTTGGCTTCTACAACTATTGCCCGTGCATAAAACAAGAATCTTCGGTTTCTTCATCAACAGCAATTCTCCCGGTCCTGAGTTTTATATTTATCTAAGCCATCAAAGAAAGCGTTTAAATCCTTTCTGAATTTTTCAATCTGCGTCCAGTTCAGACAATAACAGGATTTATTACCGTCCACCTCGCCCGAAATCAATCCAGCCGATTTTAATTCCTTGAGATGTTGAGAAACCGTCGCCTGCGCCAGCGGAAGCACTTCAACGATTTCGCCGCAGATACATTCTTTTTTTTTGGCGATCGTAGTTAATATCGACAACCGCGCCGGATGGGAAAAAGCCTTAGAGAATTCCGCGAGCGATCTCGCGCCATTCTTAAACTGATCTTTTTTATTGACCGCCATATTGTATATCGTAAATATACGATAGTAAAAAGTAAATAAAAAATATCGAAACTAAGCCGAATCCGAAGAAGCAATTGAAAGAAAGATAAAAATTCTCCTCCGTAAGGCGAATAGACTCTTCCGAAATTCGCGGGTTGAAAGGTTGGAATAAATCGCGTAAGGCCGACGAGAAAACGGAAAGACGTTTTCTAAATTCGATTTTTTGAATACGAGTCCTCAATCGAAAGAAAGAATCGCTTTCACCCAAAAGAAATTCCATACGGTTCTGAGAAGGGTCTTGAGAATCGCAAAACTCAAAAGGATCGACGAGAAAATAAAACGCAGTTCCGTCCGCATTCTTTCGAAAGCGGGTTCGTCCGATTCTCCACCTTGCAGAACGTTTTCCCATAGAATACGAATCCATTTGGATTGATACAAAACTTCTCCGAAGATAAACACGAACACTAGAATTCCCGCCAAGATCCGAAACGATCTCGGAATCTTTTTTTCGAGAATCAAAGATATATCGATCCCCGCAAAAATCAAAAACATAAGTCCGTAAAAAAGCGCGGAATATCGGAAAAGACTCGGCTCGAAAGTTTCAGGGTCGACGCTGAATCCCAAAAATCTTCCGAGCCAAAGATTCAAAACGAAGAATAAAAAACCGAAGATCAAATCCGTTCTTAAAAGTTTTATCGATTTATTTTTCGTTTTGTTCATACGTATACAATTTCGTTCGAATGTTCGAGAGAGAATTTTTCGATTTGTTCGATCGTATAATCGGCGAGTTTCCCGATCTCGAACACAAACGATCTCATCTCAACGATAAGCGAACGTCTTCGAACCGAGTCCGCAATTCCGAATTTTAAAATCCTTGGTCCTTTGAATATTTTGAAAAACGTTTCGTTCCATTAGAATTTTAAGAACCTCGTTCATAGCGGAAGAATAATCGCTATTCTCCTTATCCTTGTCTTCCAATTGATTGTGTTCCTGAAACAGAGCTTCGTCGAAAGGTGTTTGAAAACCGCGATTGAGAGCGCGAAAGCAGGCAAAACCGTGATACGCCCAACCGTCAGGATCGTTGCGAAGCGTGGAAATTTTTTCAGGAGAATCGTAGTAGCGGGGAGATTGTAGAGCGAGTTCTTTGAGAGCTTTTTCGAAATGACCGACCGAGTTGAAACAAAGTCGACTTTCGTCGATTGCAAACGCGTAAAACGTTTCGTTCGAATGTTCGAGGGAGA from Leptospira kmetyi serovar Malaysia str. Bejo-Iso9 harbors:
- a CDS encoding ArsR/SmtB family transcription factor, translating into MAVNKKDQFKNGARSLAEFSKAFSHPARLSILTTIAKKKECICGEIVEVLPLAQATVSQHLKELKSAGLISGEVDGNKSCYCLNWTQIEKFRKDLNAFFDGLDKYKTQDRENCC
- a CDS encoding NUDIX domain-containing protein, encoding MDFFFKKKGMRVRVAALIENSQNEILLIQQKKKDSYYWLLPGGGIEFGESAEDALKRELKEELSLEMKSASFLLLNESIEPGGKRHLIQLVFAVNVKKEVPELNLKEKAITGFGYFSPAAVREMDLRPDIKSFLLNGDFKSAPFIKSTWVSEKK
- a CDS encoding DUF4256 domain-containing protein — translated: MSKKNGVSQKLSTEQIEEFFKTLKTRFEKNKKRHQNLEWEKVRTRLESKPEKLHSLYEMERTGGEPDVVDFDSKTGAFVFYDCSAETPKGRRSVCYDREALDSRKEHKPSDNAIDMARAIGIELLNEEQYRALQELGEFDTKTSSWIVTPPSIRKLGGALFADRRYDAVFVYHNGASSYYAVRGFRGLLRV
- the acpP gene encoding acyl carrier protein, translating into MADFEKVKSIIVEQLGVDESEVTPEAHFIDDLGADSLDTVELVMALEEEFGIEISDEDAEKIQTVGDVTKFIDNLKS
- the fabG gene encoding 3-oxoacyl-[acyl-carrier-protein] reductase is translated as MIDLKGKNAVITGSARGIGKSTALTLAKAGANIVIADLNEEASKATAEEIAKQTGVKAIGIGTNVADAESSAKAIQACVDEFGSVDVLVNNAGITKDTLLMRMKKEQWDAVIAVNLTGTFNCTQAAIKFMMKNPNGGSIINLSSIAGVNGNIGQTNYSASKAGVIGFTKAVALEMASRKVRCNAIAPGFIATEMTEAIPEKIRTAMVAAIPLKRAGQPEDIANTIAFLASDISSFITGQVIEVNGGGFLPGAQG
- a CDS encoding circularly permuted ATPgrasp domain protein → MTNLSQVLNRECQCITLAEEKLEKSFLDKISNFKDRDETSSKILSERFFSPSATFLDSIDFDFMKRVVKSIQNVLKNEIVRNEILKEFPQNLRKRFSEGGVFLSFDFHLTNEGPKLIEINTNAGGAFLETKLMEAQKECCPEVSEMLPRADEIRAIEDNFLNTFFREWKSSGREGNPKFIAIVDENPTEQFLYPEFILFRDLFLKHGILSEIVSPESLQADENGSLFYSGIKVDLIYNRLTDFYLDKPENRFLKNAWKEETIVLTPNSLDYALYAKKTNFILWNDPEFLKNSGIDSKDREVLSKAIPFTGFVKNVEPQTLWSERKKFFFKPTCGYGSKAVYRGDKLTKGVFQEIIDADYIYQEIVNPSERILLNEGEKETYKTDLRAYVYREEILLLASRLYRGQTTNFRTPGGGFSPVYVLPKRT
- the rnc gene encoding ribonuclease III, translating into MIFKKTQPSFSLKNPDRVQSLQKLSKKIGIKFSKLEYYNTAFIHSSYKNENPEIVEDNERLEFLGDSVLGLVAARALFQRYPQANEGELSRIKSRIVSTPILNSIAEKLELGEYLLLGKGEKNSQGKGRRKLSANLFESLVGAIYLDLGFEIAEKFIVQHLLEFAENPEKEESVRDYKTQLQEYSQKHFKVLPVYRMKGESGPDHAKVFQVSVRIRDKWEASGSGVSKKAAEQNAAKELYNRIQRGT
- a CDS encoding DUF4303 domain-containing protein — translated: MFDVKKLADFAQAEIEKFSLEHSNETFYAFAIDESRLCFNSVGHFEKALKELALQSPRYYDSPEKISTLRNDPDGWAYHGFACFRALNRGFQTPFDEALFQEHNQLEDKDKENSDYSSAMNEVLKILMERNVFQNIQRTKDFKIRNCGLGSKTFAYR
- a CDS encoding arsenate reductase ArsC, with the protein product MKKPKILVLCTGNSCRSQIAEGWLKHFAGDRMEIFSAGIEAHGVNPRAIRTMGEVGIDISKQTSNRIEEYKKIDFDYIITVCDHARENCPYFPSNAQRLHHNFPDPAKASGTEMEIEEEFRKVRSMIRDYIQDFLSDLNRKI